A region from the Gossypium hirsutum isolate 1008001.06 chromosome A08, Gossypium_hirsutum_v2.1, whole genome shotgun sequence genome encodes:
- the LOC107932807 gene encoding ankyrin repeat-containing protein BDA1 — protein MDEKLFEASRKGETSTLLQLIEEDPLILEDNTHHASLETPLHVSSSHGHADFVRQILNQNPGLAKTANRKGYTPLHLASANGHVETVNELLKIEREIGGHELCRRKDDKGRVALHLAVIKGRERVVGELVMACPESIKEITDKKDTILHLAVKNENGCKFVKGFIDGIKVEEMLNLKDEDGNTVLHLAALRKQHEVMNLLLQQPELDVNAVNSNNLKALDILLKGPKQSNHEEIAHMLHLASMPKLENQVLTDSSRANNAVIEVDMTMKDSTSEKNTMDSFKWLEEMRRGTMVAAVLIATVTFEVALNPPGGVWQDGGNVDSNVDRPLTGNHRQGKSIAGDVSPKSLTWFLVWDSIGFLASTNIIVMLTSPSKLKANSIRWEYVRLMMWLVIASVHMVFLYGVQLTTPSYIFQRAVIAPFVFFYGVVASVQGGR, from the exons ATGGACGAGAAGCTATTCGAAGCTTCTCGCAAAGGCGAAACCTCAACTTTACTTCAACTCATCGAAGAAGATCCACTCATCCTCGAAGACAACACCCACCACGCTTCACTGGAGACTCCGTTGCACGTATCCTCCTCTCACGGCCACGCCGATTTCGTTCGCCAAATCCTTAACCAAAATCCAGGTCTCGCCAAAACGGCGAATCGCAAAGGGTACACCCCACTTCACTTGGCCTCTGCGAACGGACACGTCGAAACGGTGAACGAGTTGCTGAAAATTGAAAGGGAGATCGGCGGCCACGAGCTTTGTAGAAGGAAAGATGATAAGGGCCGTGTTGCTTTGCATTTAGCGGTGATTAAAGGACGAGAAAGAGTCGTCGGAGAATTGGTAATGGCTTGCCCGGAATCTATTAAAGAGATTACTGATAAAAAGGACACGATTTTGCATTTAGCTGTGAAGAATGAAAATGGATGTAAATTTGTTAAGGGTTTCATTGATGGGATTAAAGTTGAAGAGATGTTGAATTTGAAGGATGAAGATGGTAACACTGTGTTGCACTTGGCTGCTTTGAGGAAACAGCACGAG GTAATGAATTTACTACTACAACAACCTGAACTTGATGTGAACGCAGTGAATTCCAATAATCTAAAGGCTTTGGATATATTGCTAAAAGGTCCAAAGCAATCAAATCATGAAGAGATTGCCCACATGCTCCATCTTGCAAGCAtgccaaaacttgaaaaccaagTATTAACCGACTCATCTCGAGCTAACAATGCAGTGATCGAAGTAGACATGACGATGAAAGACTCAACCTCGGAAAAGAATACCATGGATTCTTTCAAATGGCTCGAGGAAATGCGAAGAGGTACCATGGTAGCGGCAGTACTAATAGCTACCGTGACATTCGAAGTAGCATTGAATCCTCCTGGGGGAGTTTGGCAAGACGGGGGAAATGTAGATTCGAACGTGGATAGGCCACTTACGGGGAACCACAGACAAGGCAAATCGATTGCGGGAGACGTCTCACCGAAGAGCCTAACTTGGTTCTTGGTGTGGGACTCCATTGGATTCTTGGCATCCACGAACATCATAGTAATGTTGACGAGCCCTTCGAAGCTCAAGGCGAATTCGATCCGATGGGAGTACGTTCGGTTAATGATGTGGTTAGTGATTGCTTCCGTTCATATGGTCTTCCTATACGGTGTCCAATTGACAACTCCTTCGTATATTTTCCAACGAGCAGTGATAGCGCCTTTTGTGTTCTTTTACGGTGTTGTAGCCTCCGTTCAGGGTGGTCGTTAA
- the LOC107932855 gene encoding ethylene-responsive transcription factor TINY-like — protein MADSPNSETELITRSNKSYDGKQRSGTDPIPEKRRPRDSISKHPVYRGVRMRAWGKWVSEIREPRKKNRIWLGTFSTPEMAARAHDVAALSIKGNSAILNFPEFAELLPRPVSNSPRDVQAAAAKAAAMEFLSNNTNNNVDATTSFLSSSSSSSMNMDEVSTPEELSQIVELPSLGTSYESVESGTEFVCMDPVDGWLLNPSGMPWYYEDNNGYFGDEIPMQMQENTITNGFSPLPWNH, from the coding sequence ATGGCTGACTCACCAAACTCTGAAACTGAGTTGATCACTCGCAGCAATAAGTCTTATGATGGTAAACAGAGATCGGGAACTGACCCGATACCCGAAAAGCGTCGTCCGAGGGATAGTATTAGTAAACATCCGGTTTACCGTGGGGTCCGAATGCGGGCGTGGGGTAAATGGGTATCCGAAATTCGTGAGCCCCGAAAGAAGAACCGGATCTGGTTAGGTACTTTCTCGACGCCGGAAATGGCTGCACGTGCTCACGACGTTGCCGCGTTGAGCATCAAGGGTAACTCGGCGATCCTCAACTTCCCTGAATTCGCTGAGTTGTTGCCGCGTCCGGTTTCTAACTCTCCCCGTGATGTCCAAGCCGCCGCCGCTAAAGCAGCCGCAATGGAGTTTTTAAGTAATAATACTAATAACAACGTCGATGCTACGACGTCGTTTTTGTCTTCTTCGTCTTCGTCATCGATGAACATGGATGAAGTGTCGACACCTGAGGAGCTGAGCCAGATAGTGGAGTTGCCGAGTTTAGGGACAAGTTACGAATCTGTTGAGTCAGGGACCGAGTTCGTGTGCATGGACCCGGTTGACGGGTGGCTGTTGAATCCCAGTGGCATGCCTTGGTATTATGAAGATAATAATGGGTATTTCGGGGATGAAATTCCAATGCAAATGCAAGAAAATACAATTACAAATGGGTTTAGTCCTTTACCATGGAATCATTAA